A DNA window from Trichosurus vulpecula isolate mTriVul1 chromosome 2, mTriVul1.pri, whole genome shotgun sequence contains the following coding sequences:
- the LOC118835757 gene encoding vomeronasal type-1 receptor 4-like: MSPLGIMLAIVFCSQTVVGVVGNSFLVFLFTFMFFTAHKLRPIDTIFIQLAWANFLLLLIKGIPQTMAALGLKNFLDDVGCKLVFYLHRVARALSLNMTCLLSGFQAITISPNTSRWTRLKTRTPTYIIPCSFLSWIFHLIVNISIPMRAKGTKFSKNISNLLDYGYCYNSADSTIKVTLIAVVVSLPDIACVGVMVFASSYMILFLKKHHKRVQHIHTSRLYLRAPPEIRATQSILLLVNTFVSFSSLNSILVIYMSFKNPRPWMLHSSNFLAACFPIISPFVLISMDSQVLKYCCVLREALHFLPFLVSPVLSKEPSPS; encoded by the coding sequence ATGAGTCCACTTGGAATCATGCTTGCTATTGTCTTCTGCTCTCAGACTGTAGTTGGGGTTGTGGGAAATTCCTTCCTCGTGTTTCTCTTCACATTCATGTTCTTTACTGCAcacaaactgaggcccatagataCAATATTCATACAGCTGGCTTGGGCCAACTTCTTGCTGCTGCTCATCAAGGGCATCCCTCAGACAATGGCAGCTTTGGGCCTGAAGAATTTCCTGGATGATGTTGGCTGTAAACTTGTCTTCTACCTTCACAGAGTGGCCCGTGCTCTTTCTCTCAACATGACCTGCCTCCTGAGTGGCTTTCAGGCCATCACCATCAGTCCCAACACTTCCAGGTGGACAAGGCTTAAAACCAGAACCCCAACATACATCATCCCCTGCAGTTTTCTCTCCTGGATATTCCATCTGATAGTAAATATCAGTATTCCTATGAGAGCTAAAGGAACAAAGTTCTCCAAAAACATCTCAAACCTACTGGATTATGGGTATTGTTATAATTCAGCAGACTCTACAATTAAGGTTACACTGATTGCAGTTGTGGTCTCCCTCCCTGACATTGCCTGTGTAGGGGTCATGGTCTTTGCGAGTAGCTACATGATATTGTTTCTAAAAAAGCACCACAAAAGGGTCCAGCACATCCATACATCTAGGCTTTATCTAAGAGCCCCCCCTGAGATCAGAGCCACCCAATCCATCCTACTGCTGGTGAATACTTTTGTAAGCTTTTCCTCACTCAATTCTATTTTGGTAATATATATGTCATTTAAAAACCCAAGACCTTGGATGTTACATAGCTCAAACTTCCTGGCCGCCTGTTTCCCGATTATAAGTCCATTTGTGCTGATCAGCATGGACTCTCAAGTTCTGAAGTACTGCTGTGTTCTCCGGGAAGCCTTgcactttttgcctttcttggtgtccccagtgcttagcaaagaaCCTAGCCCATCATAA